In a single window of the Acidobacteriota bacterium genome:
- a CDS encoding glycosyl transferase, protein MGGFTTNPIFVGAAAAALSLLLTYAVREVAIKRGIVAKPKTDRWHKRPTAMLGGVGIMAATVIAYLAFVPKTEGSLVVMGGAVLLFFVGLVDDLLNIRPYQKLIGQLAGAGILVLSGLTLPLTGNALIDIWITVFWVIGITNAINLLDNMDGLAAGIAAIAAFSLSLNFASNGLTNELLLTAALIGALVGFLVYNFNPATIFMGDCGSMFIGFLLSGAVLLNQVGGRSRGIVPILAVPVLILLVPIFDTTFVTVIRKLWGRKASQGGRDHTSHRLVALGLTERNAVLMLYAFAVAAGALALFVGQIGRLRGLAMIGAFSVVLVIIGVYLSRVKVYEGEDEESAVKDKAVFAFLLDLTYKRRIFEVFLDAFLIMLAYYSAYALVVRNLEGSTAWPLFLTTLPLVILLKLSAFLVMGVYRGVWRYTGLSDLVTIGKGVVLGSVLSVLAILLLYRFFGFSRTVFMLDAILLFVAVAGSRIGFRLIRQIIPIPASEDSNRVLIFGAGDGGEMVLRELNNNPQWKLAAVGFVDDDPRKVNKKIHGLTVFDGAASLTELCRREKVSELLISARNMTPERLREIRDACDLAEVAVKKAEMRIEPLEKI, encoded by the coding sequence ATGGGCGGTTTTACCACAAATCCGATCTTCGTCGGTGCGGCTGCGGCCGCTCTGTCGTTATTGCTCACCTATGCAGTCCGCGAGGTCGCGATAAAACGCGGCATCGTTGCAAAGCCCAAAACTGACCGCTGGCACAAACGGCCCACCGCGATGCTCGGCGGCGTCGGCATCATGGCGGCGACGGTCATCGCGTACCTCGCTTTCGTGCCGAAAACAGAAGGCTCGCTCGTTGTAATGGGCGGTGCTGTACTGCTTTTCTTTGTCGGGCTGGTCGATGACCTCCTCAACATACGTCCGTATCAGAAACTGATCGGCCAGCTCGCCGGTGCGGGCATTCTGGTGCTTTCGGGCCTGACGCTGCCGCTTACCGGCAACGCTCTGATCGACATCTGGATCACCGTATTTTGGGTCATCGGCATCACCAACGCCATCAACCTGCTCGACAATATGGACGGCCTGGCCGCAGGCATCGCGGCGATCGCGGCGTTCTCGCTTTCGCTCAATTTCGCGTCGAACGGCCTGACGAACGAACTGTTATTAACGGCAGCATTGATCGGCGCATTGGTCGGTTTTCTCGTTTACAATTTCAATCCTGCGACCATCTTTATGGGCGATTGCGGCTCGATGTTCATCGGGTTTCTGCTGTCAGGTGCCGTGCTGCTCAATCAGGTCGGCGGTCGTTCGCGGGGCATCGTGCCTATCCTGGCGGTTCCGGTGCTGATCCTGCTGGTGCCGATCTTTGATACGACGTTCGTGACGGTGATACGAAAATTGTGGGGCAGAAAGGCATCGCAGGGCGGCCGCGATCACACTTCGCACCGTCTCGTCGCTCTCGGGCTGACCGAGCGAAACGCGGTGCTGATGCTTTACGCTTTCGCAGTGGCCGCCGGTGCTCTTGCTTTGTTCGTCGGCCAGATCGGCCGGTTGCGAGGCCTGGCGATGATAGGCGCGTTCAGCGTCGTTCTGGTCATCATCGGCGTATATCTCTCTCGCGTGAAGGTTTACGAAGGCGAGGACGAAGAAAGTGCGGTCAAGGACAAGGCCGTCTTCGCGTTCCTGCTCGATCTGACATACAAACGCCGCATATTCGAGGTCTTTCTCGACGCTTTCCTGATCATGCTGGCGTACTACTCGGCGTATGCCCTGGTCGTACGCAATTTGGAAGGTTCGACGGCATGGCCGCTTTTTCTGACGACGCTGCCGCTCGTTATCCTGCTAAAGCTGAGCGCGTTCCTGGTGATGGGAGTTTACCGCGGCGTATGGCGGTACACGGGCTTGAGCGATCTGGTGACGATCGGTAAGGGCGTGGTTCTCGGCTCGGTGCTCAGCGTGCTTGCCATACTCTTGCTGTATCGATTCTTCGGCTTTTCGCGAACGGTATTCATGCTTGACGCGATACTGCTGTTCGTCGCTGTCGCGGGCAGCCGCATCGGCTTTCGGCTGATCAGGCAGATCATTCCCATCCCTGCATCAGAGGACAGCAATCGTGTACTCATATTCGGTGCGGGCGACGGAGGCGAGATGGTGCTGCGCGAACTGAACAACAATCCGCAGTGGAAACTGGCGGCCGTCGGCTTTGTTGATGATGACCCGCGAAAGGTGAATAAAAAGATACACGGCCTGACGGTGTTTGACGGAGCGGCCTCGTTGACCGAACTTTGCCGCCGGGAAAAGGTGTCGGAACTGCTGATCTCCGCACGCAATATGACGCCCGAAAGGCTGCGCGAAATTCGCGATGCCTGTGACCTTGCCGAGGTCGCCGTGAAAAAGGCAGAGATGCGCATCGAGCCGCTCGAAAAGATCTGA
- a CDS encoding tetratricopeptide repeat protein: MKDLTLKTRNVFGRILLVAAVIAACAVAYFGVQWNFASAIAWRLDPAAPEAALLAPYLVEISPRDPTAHFFLAQFHEKSFEPGSEELAIASYRRAVELSPQNYVYRLALAKALSSAGEADAAAAEYERTIELAPNNSNVQWVYGNFLIRQGRSDEGFRMISAALYGNDGYAMPAITLAMQIFEGDLSKLRNALGGSDNLEMALAYYLVNDKRYDDAMAAWQTVVDRGKTEKTAMFSESLADRFIGARRFAPAAVILNNLNGKPVAEAGAVNDPGFEAGVKMRDAGTFEWQIGKGAEPQITLTESGVRSGRYSLLIIFNSFATADFREVSQIVLAEPNMVYEFEAWYRSDLKTDAKYYWEVTDATAGALLARTAALAPSAEWAPAKASFKLPAGGDAVILRFVRDGCVGPTCPTAGRIAFDDITLRKL, translated from the coding sequence TTGAAAGACCTCACGCTCAAAACCCGTAACGTATTTGGCCGCATACTTCTAGTCGCGGCAGTGATCGCCGCGTGTGCCGTCGCATATTTTGGGGTGCAATGGAATTTCGCCAGTGCCATCGCGTGGCGGCTCGACCCTGCGGCGCCCGAGGCGGCATTGCTGGCACCTTATTTGGTCGAGATATCGCCCCGCGACCCGACCGCGCATTTCTTCCTCGCTCAGTTTCACGAAAAGAGCTTTGAACCGGGCAGCGAGGAGCTTGCGATAGCGTCGTATCGCCGTGCCGTCGAACTGTCGCCGCAAAATTACGTTTACAGGCTCGCCCTGGCAAAGGCCCTGAGCTCCGCAGGCGAGGCCGATGCGGCCGCTGCTGAATATGAACGCACGATCGAACTCGCCCCGAATAATTCCAACGTTCAATGGGTCTATGGCAATTTCCTGATCAGGCAGGGACGCTCCGACGAGGGTTTTCGAATGATCTCCGCGGCGCTTTACGGAAACGACGGCTATGCCATGCCGGCGATCACGCTGGCGATGCAGATTTTCGAAGGCGACCTGTCCAAGCTGCGAAACGCCCTCGGCGGATCGGACAACCTCGAAATGGCCCTCGCGTACTATCTGGTCAACGACAAGCGTTATGACGATGCGATGGCGGCATGGCAAACGGTGGTCGACCGCGGGAAGACCGAAAAGACCGCGATGTTCAGCGAATCCTTGGCCGACAGATTCATCGGCGCGAGGCGTTTTGCTCCGGCAGCGGTGATATTGAATAACCTGAACGGAAAACCTGTCGCCGAGGCGGGCGCCGTCAACGATCCGGGTTTTGAAGCGGGCGTAAAGATGCGCGATGCGGGCACGTTCGAGTGGCAGATCGGCAAGGGTGCCGAGCCGCAGATCACGCTGACGGAAAGCGGCGTCCGCAGCGGCCGATACAGCCTGCTGATCATTTTCAATTCGTTCGCGACGGCCGATTTCCGCGAGGTCTCGCAGATCGTCCTCGCTGAACCGAATATGGTATACGAGTTCGAGGCCTGGTATCGGTCCGATCTGAAAACCGACGCGAAATATTATTGGGAAGTGACCGACGCTACGGCGGGAGCGTTGCTTGCCCGCACGGCCGCACTTGCCCCGTCCGCGGAATGGGCGCCGGCAAAAGCGTCGTTCAAGCTGCCCGCGGGCGGCGACGCCGTCATACTGAGGTTCGTTCGCGACGGCTGTGTCGGCCCGACGTGCCCGACCGCAGGCAGGATCGCTTTTGACGACATTACTTTGAGGAAGCTCTAG
- a CDS encoding O-antigen ligase family protein produces the protein MAEKIAKMRRRESRPLYDGEYSRMNTAVFLLLLFIPAAATILFGGVDNNTWALIQILWVVIVALWAAEAWRTDRLSLPNLPLVLPILGLAAVGFIQLLPIAGIASQEPINTRLLALKLLIFATFLAASFAFIDTDKRIKRVAMFVVIFGSLLAFFGILQRLANPDGIYGLRETPQAIPFGPFVNQHHFASFMQMTGGVALGLVFGRTLSRNTMLLIATGAVLMGTAVAMTSSRGGMLGFAAMLVVVAFLSLGRQKRTSEDAGIFTKLRMNAGIVIGAAAIILLILGTVLFVGGDESLLRGVGAARPGMDISTGRFHFWPIAIQIFLANPILGAGLDAFGVAFTRYDTWNGALRVEQAHNEYLQMLADAGVVGFLLLAAFILMFFRKASAVIASAHGSRRAIAAGAFAGCFGILIHSFFDFPLRTFSNGFFFLLLVVLATQMTDEKEATRS, from the coding sequence ATGGCCGAAAAGATCGCAAAAATGCGCCGACGCGAAAGCCGCCCATTGTATGACGGCGAATACTCGCGCATGAATACGGCGGTCTTTCTGCTGCTGCTGTTCATTCCGGCGGCAGCGACGATACTTTTCGGCGGCGTGGACAACAACACATGGGCTCTGATCCAGATCCTTTGGGTTGTCATAGTTGCGCTTTGGGCAGCTGAGGCGTGGAGAACCGATCGGCTTTCGCTGCCGAATTTGCCGCTCGTATTGCCCATACTCGGCCTTGCGGCGGTCGGCTTCATTCAGCTTTTGCCTATCGCGGGCATCGCCTCGCAAGAGCCGATAAATACTCGCCTGCTCGCTCTCAAACTGCTGATATTCGCAACGTTCCTCGCAGCGTCTTTCGCGTTCATCGACACTGACAAACGAATAAAACGCGTCGCCATGTTCGTTGTCATTTTCGGCTCGCTGCTGGCATTTTTCGGTATTCTGCAGCGGCTCGCCAATCCCGACGGCATTTACGGCCTCCGCGAAACGCCGCAGGCGATACCGTTCGGCCCCTTCGTCAATCAGCACCATTTCGCATCGTTCATGCAGATGACGGGCGGCGTTGCGCTAGGGCTGGTTTTCGGCAGGACGCTGTCGCGAAACACCATGCTCCTGATCGCGACCGGCGCCGTGCTGATGGGCACAGCGGTCGCCATGACAAGTTCCCGCGGCGGTATGCTGGGCTTTGCTGCGATGCTCGTTGTTGTTGCGTTCCTGAGTCTGGGCCGGCAAAAGCGAACATCGGAGGACGCAGGCATTTTCACCAAGCTGCGAATGAACGCCGGCATCGTGATCGGCGCGGCCGCAATAATTCTGCTGATCTTAGGAACGGTCCTGTTCGTGGGCGGCGACGAATCGCTCCTCCGCGGCGTCGGCGCGGCCCGGCCCGGCATGGACATTTCGACGGGCCGTTTTCACTTTTGGCCGATCGCGATACAGATCTTCCTCGCCAATCCGATACTCGGTGCGGGCCTGGACGCTTTTGGCGTTGCCTTCACGCGGTACGACACTTGGAACGGAGCTCTCCGCGTCGAACAGGCTCACAATGAATACCTGCAAATGCTTGCAGACGCCGGCGTCGTCGGCTTTCTGCTGCTTGCGGCGTTCATTTTGATGTTCTTCAGAAAGGCGTCAGCGGTGATCGCGTCGGCACACGGTTCGCGGCGTGCGATCGCGGCGGGGGCGTTCGCGGGGTGTTTCGGGATCTTGATACACAGCTTTTTTGATTTTCCGCTGCGTACGTTCTCAAATGGGTTTTTCTTTCTGCTGCTGGTCGTTCTCGCTACGCAAATGACTGACGAGAAGGAAGCTACTCGATCTTGA
- a CDS encoding tetratricopeptide repeat protein, which yields MKALIPVIILITAAAGFAQRPTPRPTPKPTPQAARPAAKPTPKPTPRPTPRVDENAEWEKTLEIEDTFERIEAVEKFAAKFPRSEKLPEAQKTLAELYIGAGNVRLSERSNAAALELYKKAVAAAPEPIPDNLFNEGFAPLPQELFFRGEQKAALELAAAIEARVKSSAPRLLRLAEFYMTIENGGETKRLALEVIARDDASAAGYQLLGLANRMDFLLEESAAAFEMAVERDPRSAAARRGLAEAKRSLGKADEAAEIYRSILKDEPENVGAETGLVLALMEAGKAAEAETALNELLAKTPGNVILMGNAAYIYAARGDAEKAEQMARRAIAAEPRFIWSHIALGRALMMQGKPVEAERTLLAARRFGNFPTLVYEIASARAAAGFYREAAEELATAFTIEDGLLRTRLGGRISQTDRSFTELVGPERRASIFTPAAADSKENAALLTALLKFNNSLNDETASDDSLADAAAAFTAGSDAMRSHRKIFAASQMLERRRAAAKATEFAREAVSSLDAALNVPDAWAAILASELYEPRRAVLQRGEFLNTPDVPRATLSAILRGRVEDLIGWGNLELENKDEAVLRLRRAVGVLPADSAWWRQSMWRLGTALAVAGKDDEALDTYVKSYKSAGANAFRYKTIAALYSRIKGSLEGLDELIGPDPSPQVAAAVPAATPTPAETPTEEPEPAASPEPEKSPEKDEEKRPEPEPDATPTPETSPTPEPSPTAEPTPTPDAKTPDDVPAAVNVEPCKVMLDEEDIVLKRGRRSAMITLRTEDHRDVSDADAVSQAPEDLAVSRWMTPSTLKDKAAFVVSTSGIRTGDFEIEFRLPCGRKKLKVKIE from the coding sequence ATGAAAGCCCTCATTCCCGTCATAATTCTGATCACGGCGGCCGCCGGTTTTGCTCAGCGTCCCACGCCGCGACCGACCCCAAAGCCGACCCCGCAAGCCGCGAGGCCGGCCGCGAAGCCCACACCCAAACCAACGCCCAGGCCGACGCCGCGTGTCGACGAGAACGCCGAGTGGGAAAAGACGCTTGAGATCGAGGATACTTTCGAGCGGATCGAGGCGGTCGAGAAGTTCGCCGCAAAGTTCCCGAGGTCGGAGAAGCTGCCGGAAGCACAGAAAACGCTTGCCGAGCTGTATATAGGTGCGGGCAATGTGCGGCTTTCGGAACGCAGCAATGCGGCCGCTCTTGAACTGTATAAGAAGGCGGTAGCCGCCGCACCGGAACCCATTCCCGACAACCTGTTCAACGAAGGTTTTGCACCGCTGCCGCAGGAGCTTTTCTTTCGAGGCGAGCAAAAGGCCGCGTTGGAACTGGCGGCGGCGATCGAAGCACGCGTCAAGAGCAGCGCGCCGCGGCTGCTGCGTCTGGCCGAATTTTATATGACCATCGAGAACGGCGGCGAGACGAAACGCCTTGCGCTCGAGGTCATCGCACGCGACGATGCATCGGCCGCCGGTTACCAGCTGCTGGGCCTGGCAAACCGTATGGATTTTCTGTTGGAAGAATCGGCGGCGGCATTTGAAATGGCTGTCGAAAGAGATCCGCGGTCGGCAGCGGCGCGTCGAGGGCTGGCTGAGGCGAAACGCTCGCTCGGCAAGGCGGACGAGGCAGCTGAGATATACCGTTCGATACTGAAGGATGAACCCGAGAATGTCGGTGCCGAAACGGGGCTGGTCCTTGCATTAATGGAAGCAGGCAAGGCCGCCGAAGCTGAGACGGCGCTAAATGAACTGCTTGCCAAGACGCCCGGAAATGTCATCCTGATGGGCAACGCGGCGTATATTTATGCGGCCCGCGGCGATGCCGAAAAGGCCGAGCAGATGGCACGGCGTGCCATTGCGGCAGAACCGCGTTTCATCTGGTCGCATATCGCATTGGGCCGGGCATTGATGATGCAGGGCAAGCCGGTCGAAGCGGAACGCACACTCCTGGCAGCACGGCGGTTCGGCAATTTTCCGACGCTGGTTTACGAGATCGCATCTGCACGAGCCGCCGCGGGCTTTTACCGCGAGGCCGCCGAAGAACTCGCCACCGCGTTCACCATCGAGGACGGGCTGCTGAGGACGCGGCTGGGCGGACGAATATCGCAGACGGACCGCAGCTTTACGGAGCTGGTCGGCCCCGAACGCCGTGCGAGCATATTCACGCCGGCGGCGGCGGATTCGAAAGAGAACGCTGCGCTGCTGACGGCATTGCTCAAATTCAACAACAGTTTGAATGACGAAACGGCTTCCGACGATTCGCTAGCTGATGCCGCAGCGGCTTTCACCGCAGGATCGGATGCGATGCGTTCGCACCGCAAAATATTTGCCGCGTCACAGATGCTCGAACGCCGGCGGGCGGCTGCCAAGGCGACCGAATTTGCACGCGAGGCCGTCTCGTCGTTGGACGCCGCTCTAAATGTTCCGGACGCTTGGGCCGCCATTTTGGCAAGCGAGCTTTACGAACCGCGGCGGGCAGTTCTGCAGCGGGGCGAGTTCCTGAATACGCCGGATGTGCCGCGTGCGACGCTGTCGGCCATACTCCGCGGCCGCGTCGAGGACTTGATAGGCTGGGGAAATCTGGAGCTTGAGAACAAGGACGAGGCAGTACTGCGGCTGCGTCGTGCGGTCGGCGTGCTTCCGGCGGACAGCGCGTGGTGGCGTCAGAGCATGTGGCGGCTGGGCACCGCCTTGGCCGTCGCGGGCAAGGATGACGAGGCACTCGACACGTATGTGAAAAGCTACAAGAGCGCAGGTGCGAACGCGTTTCGCTACAAGACCATCGCCGCTCTTTACTCACGCATCAAAGGCAGCCTGGAAGGGCTCGACGAATTGATCGGCCCCGACCCGTCGCCGCAAGTTGCGGCCGCCGTTCCAGCTGCGACACCGACACCCGCAGAGACGCCGACGGAAGAACCTGAGCCGGCCGCATCTCCTGAACCCGAAAAGAGTCCTGAAAAAGACGAAGAAAAGCGGCCCGAGCCTGAGCCCGACGCGACACCGACACCGGAGACATCGCCGACACCGGAACCGTCGCCAACAGCTGAGCCTACGCCCACGCCCGATGCCAAGACGCCTGATGACGTTCCCGCAGCGGTGAACGTCGAGCCGTGCAAGGTGATGTTGGACGAGGAAGATATCGTGCTAAAACGCGGACGCCGGTCCGCGATGATCACGCTGCGAACCGAAGATCACCGCGATGTGTCCGACGCGGACGCTGTTTCGCAGGCACCTGAAGACCTGGCGGTGTCGCGGTGGATGACGCCGTCCACGCTGAAGGACAAGGCGGCTTTCGTGGTCTCGACATCGGGAATAAGGACCGGCGATTTTGAGATAGAATTTCGGCTGCCGTGCGGCCGCAAGAAGCTGAAGGTCAAGATCGAGTAG